The region GTGACAACtccctgaaatatttaaatacataaaaattctgtacttatataatttttatataacaatatgtattttaatagtgCATTTAGTAtcacatttttatagaatCTATCATGAAAATGGCTTGTGAAGCTGCCCAGCTGCAGTTAATACCAGGAACGAAGTTGCCAACATCATTAGTCAGTACGGCACCATCACAAGAGcagaaaataagtaaaaacaaaaagaaaaaattaaaaaaaaagtacaaaaaacacattgaattgatgaaaaatgaaatggaACACCTTCAAAAAGTGGTTACTATGAAAAAGACCGAAACTGGTAACTACAGTATTAAATATAGCCcctttttttaagttttaaatgttttcgtACTTACTGCAGAAGACCGGCTTAGGAACACAGTCCCAGGTGATTCTGAAGTTAGCGAATTGGAGGTCTTGAACCAGTGCAAAGGGAAGATCGAGGCGGTGCGGGAATCAGGGGAACCACCGACGGTGGTCATTAAAAAAGACCAGACAGACAAAGATATCATAGCTGCACCACCAACTCCTCCACCCAGTCCCAGACCACCACTAACCAATTTGGATCCAGCACTATATGAATGTgacattcaaataaaaatagcgGATTTGGGGAACGCCTGTTACGTTCACAAGCACTATTCTGACGAGATACAGACCAGACAATACAGATCAGTGGAGGTTCTGATAGGTATTACTTCTGGTAAACGTTTTGTCTATCTGATTAGTTGATTTGAAGGTGCCGAATATAATGTAACGGCCGACATTTGGAGCACCGCTTGTGTTGCTTTTGAACTCGCCACCGGTGATTACTTGTTTGAACCACACTCTAGTTGCCATTTCAGCCGGGACGAGGATCATTTGGCTCATATCATAGAGCTATTGGGTAAGCAATTGGCAACAAACTTAAGTttctgtaaatattgttttgtagGAGACATACCACCACACATCATTAAGACGGGACGATACTCTCGTAAGTTTTTCGACTCAAAAAACAAACTGAAACACATCTGTGGCATAAAGAGATGGAGGTTACAGGACGTGTTGACGGAAAAGTACAAGTGGAATCTGGAGGATGCTTTAAGTTTTCAGGATTTCTTATTACCCATGTTGGATTTTGATCCCAACACAAGGGCAACCGCCTCCCAATGTCTAAGACATCCATGGCTTTATAAAAAGTGAAGGTCcttgattaattatattttatgacctgttcatttttatacatatactttttataaaatgatttttgaatttgaacatttttagtaaatagtaAAGTCCTGGAATAATGTTTCATTGCAAAAGTTTAACCTATTGTGTATCGAGTGGTGTGGAACTTGGTATGATTTACCTACGCTGTCGTGACTGTAATTTCCAATATGCAGCGACCTTTTCCTCTAACTGCACCTTGGAATTACTCAACGCGCGGGCAGGTACCAAGAGAAATCttttattcaaatcaattGACGAAGAATCGGTTGACACAACGGTTAACCTTGCAAGAAAACAACTTGTCCGACTATAGTGTACGTTgtacaattttcttataaCTACGTGTTAGAATGTCGCACTATTACAATGATGTATTGGATTTTGTATCGAGTTTTTAGTTTATCATTCAGTCGTCcactaaattaagtaattatagaTTATGTGGATAATTTGTTAACACTTTAAACACGATTTTTGatatgcatttaaatttaaataactatttgagttttttttttttaatttctaatattataatttatatgcatgtttaataaaataaaatttttatagttattgaAATGTAGGTACAGTAAgtataacattaatttgttttctccTGTAGAaagctttataaaaataatcatactGGTGCCctgtaaagattttaaaacagaatttttaattacattggcAATTAACACTTAATGCATTGTGCAGTAGTGCACTATTTTCTTTAGTagtgatattatatttatctagaataaaacaaagaaaatgtttctttcaagtataattaaatttaatagtattataaatattaggtaccagaaaatcaaattcaattttgtgcTTCTCAGAATTCagcaatttaatacataaaaaattgtgcgatgacaaaaataaataattgtcataAAGAGATATATCTGGACAACATTTTGAATGAGGTAGTACTCAGTACTTAACAAAAAAAGCTGACAAATAGGATGTAatacaaaattagtaaaatgtaatataaaaatttattcaattaaatcataaactaaaaacttaaaataataattaattatataaatatttaatatttcctgtacttgttaaatatatttaaataataaataattacctgTATTTTTTTGGATGGTATTACGCAAAAATAAGCAATTAACTAGTTTTTACTTTCACTACAAAATGCATAACAAAATATTGCCTTAACTGAAAGTTctgtaataaacatttacaataatttacaattttggatttacgACTCAATAAATTTCGTATGTTCTAATGTCAAGTATTTTCTCTTTAAAGCCTGTCATGTAAaacgatattaattttttaatagtccTTTAATGACTTAATTGGTGATATCGccgaattaatatttcttatattaattagtttacatACAGCAAAACTCCTTACTGCAGATTTTATTGAgagacattaaattttttcaatttccaagTACGAGACCAGGttgcttattaattatttttttggaaatttttatttactcaaaacttaaaatgtaactattattatattaattgatataattaatttttgtacaaattataatattacaaatgataCTTATCTATAATTAGGTTATCAAAGACAAGGAAAGAAAagatagtaatttattaaaacatgacaacaatataactttttataacaaagaatattgtatataataatatttgttttttaatataaactttatataaaatatgtaaaatagcCTTTATAACGAactcagtttatttttttaaataaaaatacgtaaTCTTTTGGGgaattatatactatatataatgTAGTTACTATTctaatgttaattatgaaagacacctttaattaaatgcaatcaaaatattttctatcttatttaaaataacaaattaaaaaaaagtatagaatattgaattatatttttatactgactggacaaaagtaaatgtttatccttttttgaaatatcttacaaaatgtttaattgtaaatgtacTATTTTTCTAGCCACTATATTTCTATAAGTACAGTGTGGTCCATTAAAAAGTAggatattcttataaatttagtcTATTAATTAGGTATATGTAGAATAAGTTGTCAAGAACagcataaattatctaatttttcagTACTAGAAATTATGCTAATGATACTATACtaattatatcatatttacACAGTACAATTGATAAAGATAACCACAAACTTGTAAATGTATTGAATTAAACGATGGATTGGTggaagcaaataaaattttggtattatgagtattaatataagtataatattatattttcaacggGACATGTATATGTTTGGAcatgtaatttcaaataaattagttgcACTATTTTTTTCCAACAATTTTGGCAGATtaataatcaaactaaaatgtttttaaagccACCAATTTTTATGCTAGATTAAGGTTGATTTTTGGTATAAACGTTGACCAAGGACCATACTATAAGAAACCAAAAGAACAGCATATACACTGTGGTTCATTTGAGAGGAGGACACcctaaaacatgaaaatatatacttaaatacaaaatgtttcatttttggCACAAAActagcaatttttttataacaaatctaCACCACTATATTAAATACGCTCTGAAAtggtatatactaaattttataaaaaaatgtgtattcatAGTGGAAAAATGAacaatcaaaacaaatattgtaatgaattaatttttttaattaagtaatctatgaaataaactatcaaaaagaacattattagtataatatcctaatatttttgaaaaataaaataatttatgttatttttgacagtttattcaataaattacttgattaaaacaatgaactcataaaaataatatgatttttaatttttctactgaTTCTACTGATatgctaatttttttataaaatttattatatacccATTTCAAGGGTTACTTACTCCAGTTGTGTAGTTAGATTTTGTATGAAAAATTTGGTAGTATgatttctacaatttttgtacttaaaaattactttgcgTATTTTGGTATTCATCAAGAAACGTGAAATTTTGTCACAAAGtcatacaattgaaaaaaatctcaaaatcggacaaaaaatacaaattttatgggcTACACTGTAATCTCTATTAACAAAGCAACTTTTATAACAAAGGATAggcttatttgtttaaaaaagattatttaggttatttattttagaaattagacTGTTTACAAGAAACATGAGCAAGAGGAGCAAATTATCATTGTTAACGTTTATCTCAAGGCAAAtgcgattaaaaaaattcgcGTCGTTAATTCGACGAACGAAATCCGAACAATGctcaatttacatttaacgCAATAAACCGGGGCTTGCAACAAAACGAACGCCCGAACGCATCACGTTGCACCGCTGCCAGTCTCACCTTTCGTTACGAGCCGGTTGGTGTTTTTTCAGCGGCGCGCCTTCCCACAATCCGTACCGTTTTTGACAGTTGCGAATGAGGTTAGGTATCGGGCCAAGTGGATTTGTTTACGCCATGGGTTCCGAGTGATAATTGTTATCGTCGATTTTTCAGTAATGATAAACGTATACGAATCGTGCGTCGGTTCGGCTGTGCAGCGGTTGTGCGTCCAACAATGAGACGAAACTTGAAACACTTACTGAAATTCGTCCTGCTGTCGGGCCTGACTGTCGTGTTTACGGTGCTCCTGTTCAGGATACTGAGGGCCCCCGGACCGGAACGGGAGGACGGGGCCTACGTGCAGAGGATCGTCGGAAAGTTGCCGGTCGAGGTGCCCGATGTGAGTGGTTTCAGTTTTTGTTGTCTTTGTTTCGCATTGAGTAATTACCCTTTCAGGAGGTGTTCGTCAATGAAAAAATCGACTGGCACGACTACAAACAGATCAAGAAGGATCTGGCAAGGACAGGTATGGttgttttccattttattttttcgtcaTATGTACGCTTCGTTGTATCTTGCTTGGGAagctttgtttttgttaattaaacagGCTTATTGCTAAATTTCACTTTTACCGGATTAATTAATTGCgtaaatttggaataaaattatattacattccTGAG is a window of Aethina tumida isolate Nest 87 chromosome 7, icAetTumi1.1, whole genome shotgun sequence DNA encoding:
- the LOC109594970 gene encoding SRSF protein kinase 2 codes for the protein MSTKFNVNRRQLALKAKAKRYKKNKRTQEQHKKDESDNSDEEELPSESSSSTTTTDDETVSDSEIDINEDGDQEDSKDYCVGGYHPVRIGDVFLNRYHVNRKIGWGYFSTVWLCWDLVEMKFVAMKIVKSAEHFNEAAIDEIRILKEIRQADVNDPHREKTVQLLHDFKIGGVNGVHICMVFEVLGCNLLRLIIKSRYKGIPINNVKTIIRQVLEGLEYLHDKCSIIHTDIKPENILLCVSEESIMKMACEAAQLQLIPGTKLPTSLVSTAPSQEQKISKNKKKKLKKKYKKHIELMKNEMEHLQKVVTMKKTETEDRLRNTVPGDSEVSELEVLNQCKGKIEAVRESGEPPTVVIKKDQTDKDIIAAPPTPPPSPRPPLTNLDPALYECDIQIKIADLGNACYVHKHYSDEIQTRQYRSVEVLIGAEYNVTADIWSTACVAFELATGDYLFEPHSSCHFSRDEDHLAHIIELLGDIPPHIIKTGRYSRKFFDSKNKLKHICGIKRWRLQDVLTEKYKWNLEDALSFQDFLLPMLDFDPNTRATASQCLRHPWLYKK